Proteins from a single region of Polyangium spumosum:
- a CDS encoding RidA family protein, with protein MRKRRVFSGAAWEARVGYCRAVAIGPHVYVGGTAPVAVGGGTHAKGDAYAQAVRCFEIIEAALRELGGSLADVVRTRMYVTDIERWPEIGRAHQEKVGAHAPAATMVEVRRLIAPDMLVEIEVDAYVEEMA; from the coding sequence ATGAGAAAACGACGCGTCTTCTCGGGCGCCGCGTGGGAGGCGCGCGTGGGCTATTGCCGGGCCGTGGCGATCGGGCCGCACGTGTACGTGGGCGGGACGGCGCCCGTCGCGGTGGGCGGAGGGACACACGCAAAAGGAGACGCGTATGCGCAGGCCGTTCGATGTTTCGAGATCATCGAGGCAGCGCTGCGAGAGCTCGGCGGGTCGCTCGCAGACGTGGTGCGGACACGGATGTACGTGACCGACATCGAGCGCTGGCCCGAGATCGGGCGCGCACACCAGGAGAAGGTCGGCGCACACGCGCCCGCCGCGACGATGGTCGAGGTGCGGCGGCTCATCGCGCCGGACATGCTCGTGGAAATCGAGGTGGACGCCTACGTCGAGGAGATGGCGTGA
- a CDS encoding M1 family metallopeptidase, protein MKSPRTLLALLATTVACSAAPPPPSPPPPSPTAAAKPSARAPSDLPAPPAGLRLPRAVHPLRYAATLTLVPGDDVLRGEITIDLSLAEPTRVLWLHAEKLTVDEARIEAGARHLPLRVVPTDDGLLGFALDTAAPPGPARLVVKYRGVISAVDDHGAFREEEGGASYIFSHFEATAARRVFPCIDDPGVKVPWQLSLRVREADVALSNTRVLGEDEEPGGMKLVRFAPTPPLPSYLLAFAVGPFDIVDAGVAGKNKVPVRIVVPRGLAEKASFAAKTTPPLLGMAEAYLGSAYPYDKLDVVTIPRLSSFGAMENPGLVTYGARGSLSAPSDETPMFRRGFTATMAHELAHQWFGNLVTMDFWDDLWLNEAFATWMGSKIVEQFAPAWREDARRVAMTSYAMSEDGLLSARKIRQEILTQDDISNAFDGITYQKGAAVLRMFEAYVGPDKFQRGVRRYLDEHAHGNAKAADFLAALSAETSPEIGAAIATFLDQPGVPLVKAELSCEKGKSPAVKLSQSRWLPAGSAGAAESTWHVPVCLRYGAGPEARACTLLTTKTAELPLESAKSCPALVALKDDGVGYHHADPGKEALARLLGKPGTFLGLPQRLALLDDASALVESGALGSGDVLSLVPGLVAGREPLLERGAASLVARVRDVHVPADLRPRFARFVSRTFGPRARALGLLPKPGEDESITFLRPLLVSLVADRGEDPALLAELRALASRFLDDPAAAPLDVAGPALALAARHGGDRALFDRLREAARNERDERRRSALLEALTSFRAPALVDESLALVLEGGFDPRSAVRLFRQDERMLDRSLGYIEKNWSALVTRMPGEALGYLPLVFQGACDEAGRAAVARVFEGRVSEIVGAPRSLAQSLEAISLCVAQQKKLEPSLRAFLQK, encoded by the coding sequence ATGAAATCCCCCCGCACCCTCCTCGCCCTCCTCGCCACCACCGTCGCTTGCTCGGCCGCCCCTCCGCCGCCCTCGCCTCCGCCGCCCTCCCCGACCGCCGCCGCCAAACCTTCGGCCCGAGCGCCTTCGGACCTCCCCGCGCCTCCCGCGGGCCTGCGCCTCCCGCGCGCCGTGCACCCGCTTCGTTATGCCGCGACGCTCACCCTCGTCCCTGGGGACGACGTCCTCCGCGGCGAGATCACCATCGACCTCAGCCTCGCCGAGCCCACGCGTGTCCTCTGGCTCCACGCCGAGAAGCTCACCGTCGACGAGGCCCGCATCGAAGCGGGGGCCAGACACCTCCCCCTCCGCGTCGTGCCGACCGACGACGGCCTCCTCGGCTTCGCGCTCGATACCGCGGCGCCGCCCGGCCCGGCGCGCCTCGTCGTGAAATACCGCGGCGTGATCTCCGCCGTCGACGACCACGGCGCCTTTCGTGAGGAGGAGGGCGGCGCCTCGTACATCTTCTCCCATTTCGAGGCCACCGCCGCGCGCCGCGTCTTTCCTTGTATCGACGACCCCGGCGTGAAGGTCCCCTGGCAGCTCTCCCTCCGCGTGCGCGAGGCCGACGTCGCCCTCTCGAATACGCGTGTGCTCGGCGAGGACGAGGAGCCGGGTGGCATGAAGCTCGTCCGCTTCGCGCCCACGCCGCCATTGCCGAGTTATCTCCTCGCCTTCGCGGTTGGCCCCTTCGACATCGTCGACGCCGGCGTGGCCGGGAAAAACAAGGTCCCCGTCCGTATCGTCGTCCCCCGCGGCCTCGCCGAGAAGGCCTCGTTCGCGGCGAAGACCACGCCGCCCCTGCTCGGCATGGCCGAGGCGTACCTCGGCTCGGCTTATCCGTACGACAAACTCGACGTCGTCACCATTCCGCGCCTCTCCTCCTTCGGCGCCATGGAAAACCCTGGGCTCGTCACCTACGGCGCCCGCGGCTCGCTCTCCGCGCCGTCCGACGAGACCCCGATGTTCCGCCGCGGCTTCACCGCGACCATGGCCCACGAGCTCGCCCATCAATGGTTCGGCAACCTCGTGACCATGGACTTCTGGGACGATCTCTGGCTCAACGAGGCCTTCGCCACCTGGATGGGCAGCAAGATCGTCGAGCAGTTCGCCCCCGCGTGGCGCGAGGACGCCCGCCGCGTCGCCATGACCTCGTATGCCATGAGCGAGGACGGCCTGCTCAGCGCGCGCAAGATCCGGCAGGAGATCCTCACCCAGGACGACATCTCCAATGCCTTCGACGGCATCACCTACCAGAAAGGCGCGGCCGTCCTCCGCATGTTCGAGGCCTACGTCGGCCCCGACAAGTTCCAGCGCGGCGTCCGCCGCTACCTCGACGAGCACGCCCACGGCAATGCGAAGGCGGCCGACTTTCTGGCCGCGCTCTCGGCCGAGACGAGCCCCGAGATCGGCGCCGCCATCGCGACGTTCCTCGACCAGCCCGGCGTCCCGCTCGTCAAGGCCGAGCTCTCGTGCGAGAAGGGCAAGAGCCCCGCGGTAAAACTCTCGCAATCGCGGTGGCTCCCCGCCGGATCGGCGGGCGCGGCCGAATCGACGTGGCACGTCCCCGTTTGTCTCCGGTATGGCGCCGGCCCCGAGGCGCGCGCTTGCACGCTCCTCACGACGAAGACGGCCGAGCTCCCGCTCGAAAGTGCGAAATCGTGCCCGGCCCTGGTCGCCCTCAAGGACGACGGCGTCGGTTATCATCACGCCGATCCCGGCAAGGAGGCGCTCGCGCGGCTCCTCGGCAAACCGGGCACCTTCCTCGGATTGCCCCAGCGCCTCGCGCTCCTCGACGACGCCTCGGCGCTCGTCGAGAGTGGCGCCCTCGGCTCTGGCGACGTGCTCTCCCTCGTCCCCGGCCTCGTCGCTGGGCGCGAGCCACTGCTCGAGCGCGGCGCGGCCTCCCTCGTCGCTCGCGTGCGCGACGTGCACGTCCCCGCCGACCTCCGCCCGCGATTCGCGCGTTTCGTCTCTCGCACCTTCGGCCCTCGCGCCCGCGCGCTTGGCCTGCTCCCGAAGCCCGGCGAGGACGAATCCATCACCTTCCTCCGCCCGCTGCTCGTCTCGCTCGTCGCGGATCGTGGCGAGGATCCGGCCTTGCTCGCCGAGCTTCGTGCCCTCGCCTCGCGATTCCTCGACGATCCGGCCGCGGCCCCCCTCGACGTCGCGGGCCCTGCGCTCGCCCTCGCGGCGCGGCACGGCGGCGATCGGGCGCTCTTCGACCGATTGCGCGAGGCCGCCAGAAACGAGCGCGACGAGCGCCGCCGCAGCGCCCTGCTCGAGGCGCTCACGAGCTTCCGCGCCCCTGCCCTCGTCGACGAATCCCTCGCGCTCGTGCTCGAGGGCGGCTTCGATCCGCGCAGCGCCGTCCGGCTGTTCCGTCAGGACGAGCGAATGCTCGATCGCTCCCTCGGCTATATCGAAAAAAACTGGAGCGCCCTCGTCACGCGGATGCCGGGCGAGGCCCTCGGTTACCTCCCGCTCGTGTTCCAGGGCGCTTGTGACGAAGCCGGGCGCGCGGCCGTCGCGCGCGTCTTCGAGGGCCGCGTCTCCGAGATCGTCGGCGCTCCGCGCTCCCTCGCGCAGTCCCTCGAGGCGATCTCCCTCTGCGTGGCCCAGCAAAAGAAGCTCGAGCCGAGCCTCCGGGCATTTCTTCAGAAATAG
- a CDS encoding RNA polymerase sigma factor, with the protein MERAANLPKLLDELLAVCPELARFVGRRRRGPKAEDRFQEVMARAFARLPSYVPHEDGIRPWTFGIAKNVEREALRAERHERRLFSADTNDAEPAAGRGRTPEEDAFLAEARTKLTEAMSSMPERYLVVFVLVDLMDVPYEEAAKRLRIPIGTVKSRRSAAIDHLRYHLGEREDWIGALFLRLRRARAIRGAYEWAYQAVHVCGPIIFAIASMHGPEPEQAAARAHFAGAVRALAGLVTDVAPVVPDEVTPASAPSHEEPRSASPPPARPRTRHAPDAADEGESKPSERSTTRGGGWSL; encoded by the coding sequence ATGGAGCGTGCTGCCAATCTTCCCAAGCTGCTGGACGAACTACTTGCCGTTTGCCCTGAACTCGCTCGTTTCGTAGGCCGGCGGCGACGAGGCCCGAAAGCAGAAGACCGATTCCAGGAGGTCATGGCGCGGGCGTTTGCCCGCCTCCCCTCCTACGTGCCCCATGAGGACGGCATTCGTCCTTGGACGTTCGGCATCGCGAAAAACGTCGAGCGCGAGGCGCTTCGCGCAGAGCGGCACGAGCGGCGCCTGTTCTCCGCGGACACGAACGACGCCGAGCCGGCGGCGGGCCGCGGGCGGACGCCCGAGGAAGACGCCTTTCTCGCCGAAGCCCGAACCAAGCTCACGGAGGCGATGTCCAGCATGCCGGAGCGATACCTCGTGGTGTTCGTGCTCGTCGACCTCATGGACGTGCCGTACGAGGAGGCCGCGAAGCGGCTGCGGATCCCGATCGGCACCGTGAAGTCGAGGCGTTCGGCCGCCATCGACCACCTTCGTTACCACCTCGGGGAACGCGAGGACTGGATTGGCGCGCTGTTCCTGCGGCTCCGCCGTGCACGAGCAATACGCGGCGCGTACGAGTGGGCGTATCAGGCCGTGCACGTGTGCGGCCCGATCATCTTTGCGATTGCCAGCATGCATGGCCCGGAGCCGGAGCAGGCTGCCGCGCGGGCCCACTTCGCGGGCGCTGTGCGCGCGCTGGCAGGGCTCGTGACGGACGTGGCGCCCGTCGTGCCCGACGAGGTCACACCCGCGTCCGCGCCGTCGCACGAAGAGCCGCGGAGCGCATCACCTCCCCCCGCTCGCCCGCGCACGCGGCACGCACCGGACGCCGCGGACGAAGGCGAGAGCAAGCCCTCGGAGCGATCGACGACGCGGGGGGGAGGTTGGTCCCTGTAG
- a CDS encoding DUF6748 domain-containing protein: MSPHRTLTAACLAIAPLFAGCLGSDASTEALEITAEHEVDLSFSTYYTARRDVRRCAYPQCGGFFISAVNQEKTTCADGTTAEECYVADLQFSSLLRLAGVEGVVRESIGLQRETTRAVLYGDLFPGTSGLGTLSLRFAWVALETAELKGSFYRVLHNGVVCVAAPCPSFDQEYLNSGTARTFHEVHLREIPGAGRDEFDSGTALFSSLGMILTGQNVVIEDYGPAGDAVVFRANQGFLPVIMPSIRGLRAPAEPPVFDRGFRSGIEGGEGGEGGSGGIRNTSTQ, from the coding sequence GTGTCACCCCACCGCACCCTCACCGCTGCCTGTCTTGCAATCGCGCCGCTCTTTGCAGGTTGTCTCGGCTCTGACGCCTCCACCGAGGCCCTGGAGATCACCGCGGAGCACGAGGTCGATCTCTCCTTCTCCACCTATTACACCGCCAGGCGCGACGTACGCCGCTGCGCCTATCCCCAATGTGGCGGCTTCTTCATCTCCGCCGTCAATCAGGAGAAGACGACGTGCGCCGACGGCACCACCGCCGAGGAGTGTTACGTCGCCGATCTCCAGTTCTCCAGCCTCCTCCGCCTCGCGGGCGTCGAGGGGGTCGTCCGCGAATCCATCGGATTGCAGCGAGAAACGACGCGCGCCGTCCTCTACGGCGACCTCTTCCCGGGCACGAGCGGCCTCGGCACGCTCTCGTTGCGGTTTGCCTGGGTCGCCCTCGAGACGGCCGAGCTCAAAGGGTCGTTTTATCGCGTATTGCACAACGGCGTCGTCTGCGTCGCCGCGCCCTGCCCGAGCTTCGACCAGGAATACCTCAATTCGGGCACCGCGCGGACGTTCCACGAGGTGCACCTCCGCGAGATCCCCGGCGCCGGTCGGGACGAATTCGACTCCGGCACCGCCCTCTTCTCGTCCCTCGGCATGATCCTGACCGGACAAAACGTCGTGATCGAGGACTACGGACCGGCCGGGGACGCCGTCGTCTTCCGGGCGAACCAGGGATTCCTCCCGGTCATCATGCCCTCCATCCGCGGCCTCCGCGCCCCCGCCGAGCCGCCGGTCTTCGACCGCGGCTTCCGCAGCGGAATCGAGGGCGGCGAGGGCGGCGAGGGCGGGAGCGGGGGCATCCGGAACACGAGCACGCAGTGA
- a CDS encoding serine/threonine-protein kinase: MAPRSKPLPAGTLIARRFVVRSLAGRGGMGEVYRARDQETGEEVALKLLHTDATSVDAERFAREARILSLIRHPRVVSYVAHGQNEDGRHFLAMQWLEGEDLAKRLARGPLSTGEALLLLRRITEGLAALHARSIVHRDLKPSNVLLRGGDIDQATIVDLGIARPMGSSTGITAAGRPIGTPEYMSPEQVGSEEPVGPASDMFSLGCILFECLAGRTPFVATDPVLVMSKILSAEAPSLLSSRPGVPPPVAALVQSLLRKDPAERPASAASLLEGLAEHLDLEAHKGAFYPTLARDVQELSSVLVLSLPEGAGAEEIGAILARNGAFSRGQRPDGTLVAAFARFGGDATDQATAATRAALVIRAAAPGATIALATGPAFVSGEQPIGRAVDQAAEALAAEDTPRGVVIVDAVTAGLVGGRFPTAREGGRILLAGEELTRAVRPGETLPFVGRKRELDLLLRAFEATREEPLARAVVVVAPPGMGKSRLLQELRARLEAREDGVLFLVGHSDPLGAPAYTMLADALRGRGLAELTTSEGRAATRAQLERVLLDDLRGVCAERPVVLALEDVHHGDAPSVRLVERALVELSDQPLFVLALARPDLEDVYPRLWGDRAERMVLSPLVRRDAEELARAALGQGASDVVVERIVERAAGNPLFLEELARAARATGGEEGAPPATLLVMLQARLGRLGPEARRALVAASLFGARFWRGGVVALMDRQGHEASVDQALAALTRAELLEKQRTSRLAGDVEYVFRHVLVREAAYGLLGEEELALGHARAALFLEAAGESDAQSLADHWRRGGDAARARVLHVRAAREAFERNDLEGTRLHAAKAEELGAEGAELGLVRGMACSVLYWNGAWDEARRRGTEALPLLPEGSTWFCRVLGLVCTLAGLGAGVEAFAGHLDELLALSPDLEALGAYAECLGRLLCLLAVRLDRGASSRVLARMRETLEQTGAVDPSAHGWARLAAYEYGRSAKHDPLAQLERIEDAMRAFEAAGDARMQVVCAARAGEALVALGEHEAALARLVEAEALAIELDDRRTKAAVRLSRALFLAEQSTPEAQKEARALAEALVAEAGLNPFDVALAWGIAARVALVEGDAARALVEVDRGLALVDPMRLRRLSLTATRIRALTRLGRGAESLSLARAALVEVRAAGGVGAIEVDLRLAAAEALRAAGEVGAFEDELRAALGLLGEQCADVRDPEGQTRLLREVPSNAEAARLAREQFGETAVLTLLGAA; encoded by the coding sequence ATGGCCCCGAGGAGCAAGCCCCTGCCCGCCGGAACGCTGATCGCGCGGCGGTTCGTGGTCCGCTCGCTCGCCGGCCGCGGCGGCATGGGCGAGGTCTACCGGGCGCGTGATCAGGAGACCGGCGAAGAGGTCGCGCTGAAGCTCCTGCATACGGACGCGACGTCCGTCGACGCCGAGCGCTTCGCGCGGGAAGCACGAATTCTGTCCCTGATCCGGCATCCGCGTGTCGTCTCGTACGTGGCGCACGGACAGAACGAGGACGGTCGGCACTTTTTGGCGATGCAATGGCTGGAGGGCGAGGACCTCGCAAAGCGGCTCGCGCGCGGGCCACTCTCGACGGGCGAGGCCTTGCTGCTGCTCCGGCGCATCACCGAAGGGCTCGCCGCGTTGCACGCGAGGAGCATCGTCCACAGGGACCTCAAACCCTCGAACGTGCTCCTCCGCGGCGGAGACATCGACCAGGCGACGATCGTGGACCTCGGCATCGCGCGGCCGATGGGCTCGTCGACGGGTATCACCGCGGCGGGTCGGCCGATCGGGACGCCCGAGTACATGTCGCCCGAGCAGGTGGGCAGCGAAGAGCCCGTCGGTCCGGCCTCGGACATGTTCTCGCTCGGCTGCATCCTGTTCGAGTGCCTCGCGGGTCGGACGCCGTTCGTCGCGACGGACCCGGTGCTGGTGATGTCGAAGATCCTGAGCGCGGAGGCGCCGAGCCTCCTGTCGTCGCGCCCGGGGGTGCCGCCGCCCGTCGCGGCGCTCGTGCAGAGCTTGCTGCGGAAAGACCCGGCCGAGCGGCCGGCGAGCGCGGCCTCGCTCCTCGAAGGGCTCGCCGAGCACCTCGATCTGGAGGCGCACAAGGGGGCGTTTTACCCGACCCTCGCGCGGGACGTGCAGGAGCTCTCGAGCGTGCTCGTGCTCTCGCTCCCGGAGGGCGCGGGCGCCGAGGAGATCGGGGCGATCCTCGCGCGAAACGGGGCGTTTTCGCGCGGCCAGAGGCCCGACGGGACCCTCGTCGCGGCGTTCGCGCGTTTCGGCGGGGACGCGACGGACCAAGCGACGGCGGCCACGCGCGCGGCGCTCGTGATCCGGGCCGCCGCCCCAGGGGCGACGATCGCGCTCGCGACGGGGCCCGCGTTCGTCTCGGGGGAGCAGCCGATCGGGCGCGCCGTGGATCAAGCGGCGGAGGCCCTCGCGGCGGAGGACACGCCGCGTGGGGTGGTGATCGTCGACGCCGTGACGGCGGGGCTCGTCGGAGGGCGGTTCCCGACGGCGCGCGAGGGCGGGCGGATCCTGCTCGCCGGCGAGGAGCTCACGCGGGCAGTCCGGCCCGGAGAAACCCTGCCGTTCGTCGGGCGAAAGCGCGAGCTCGACCTCTTGCTGCGCGCGTTCGAGGCGACGCGGGAGGAGCCCCTCGCGCGGGCGGTCGTGGTGGTGGCGCCGCCGGGCATGGGCAAGTCGCGGCTCTTGCAGGAGCTCCGCGCGAGGCTCGAGGCGCGCGAGGACGGCGTGCTTTTCCTCGTGGGTCACAGCGATCCGCTGGGAGCGCCGGCCTACACGATGCTGGCGGACGCGCTCCGGGGGCGCGGGCTCGCCGAGCTCACGACGAGCGAGGGGCGCGCGGCGACACGCGCGCAGCTCGAGCGCGTGTTGCTCGACGACCTGCGCGGCGTATGCGCGGAGCGGCCGGTGGTGCTGGCGCTGGAGGACGTGCACCACGGCGACGCGCCGAGCGTGCGGCTCGTGGAGCGCGCGCTCGTGGAGCTGTCGGACCAGCCGCTCTTCGTGCTCGCGCTGGCGCGGCCGGACCTCGAGGACGTCTACCCGCGGCTCTGGGGCGATCGGGCGGAGCGGATGGTGCTGTCGCCGCTCGTGCGCCGCGACGCCGAGGAGCTCGCGCGGGCGGCGCTCGGGCAGGGCGCGAGCGACGTGGTGGTGGAGCGGATCGTGGAGCGCGCCGCGGGAAACCCGCTGTTCCTGGAGGAGCTCGCGCGGGCGGCGCGGGCGACGGGCGGCGAGGAGGGCGCGCCGCCGGCGACGCTCCTGGTGATGCTGCAAGCGCGGCTCGGCAGGCTCGGGCCGGAGGCGCGCCGGGCGCTCGTGGCGGCGAGCCTCTTCGGCGCGCGCTTCTGGCGCGGCGGCGTCGTGGCGCTGATGGATCGGCAGGGGCACGAGGCGTCGGTGGATCAGGCGCTCGCGGCGCTGACGCGGGCGGAGCTTCTGGAGAAGCAACGGACGAGCAGGCTCGCGGGGGACGTGGAGTACGTCTTCCGGCACGTGCTCGTGCGGGAGGCGGCGTACGGGCTGCTCGGCGAGGAGGAGCTCGCGCTGGGGCACGCGCGCGCGGCGCTGTTCCTGGAGGCCGCGGGCGAGAGCGACGCGCAGAGCCTCGCCGACCACTGGCGACGCGGCGGCGACGCGGCGCGCGCGCGGGTGCTGCACGTGCGAGCGGCGCGCGAGGCGTTCGAAAGGAACGACCTCGAAGGGACACGCCTGCACGCGGCGAAGGCCGAGGAGCTCGGCGCGGAGGGGGCCGAGCTCGGGCTCGTGCGTGGCATGGCGTGCTCCGTCCTGTACTGGAACGGGGCCTGGGACGAGGCGCGCCGGAGGGGGACGGAGGCGCTGCCGCTCCTGCCGGAGGGCTCGACGTGGTTTTGCCGGGTGCTCGGGCTCGTCTGTACCCTCGCGGGGCTCGGGGCGGGCGTGGAGGCCTTCGCGGGTCACCTCGACGAGCTGCTCGCGCTCTCGCCGGATCTCGAGGCGCTGGGGGCCTACGCCGAGTGCCTCGGGCGGCTGCTTTGCCTGCTCGCGGTGCGGCTCGATCGGGGCGCGTCGAGCCGGGTGCTCGCGCGGATGCGTGAGACGCTGGAGCAGACGGGCGCGGTGGATCCGAGCGCGCACGGCTGGGCGCGGCTCGCGGCGTACGAGTACGGTCGGAGCGCGAAGCACGATCCGCTCGCGCAGCTCGAGCGGATCGAGGACGCGATGCGCGCGTTCGAGGCCGCGGGGGACGCGCGGATGCAGGTGGTCTGCGCGGCGCGCGCGGGCGAGGCGCTCGTGGCGCTCGGGGAGCACGAGGCGGCCCTCGCGCGGCTCGTGGAGGCGGAGGCGCTCGCGATCGAGCTCGATGACAGGCGCACGAAGGCCGCGGTGCGGCTCTCGCGTGCTTTGTTCCTGGCCGAGCAGTCGACGCCGGAGGCGCAAAAGGAGGCGCGCGCGCTCGCGGAGGCGCTCGTGGCGGAGGCGGGGCTCAACCCGTTCGACGTGGCGCTCGCGTGGGGGATCGCGGCGCGGGTGGCGCTCGTGGAGGGCGACGCGGCGCGGGCGCTCGTGGAGGTCGACAGGGGGCTCGCGCTCGTCGATCCGATGCGGCTCCGGCGCCTGTCGCTGACGGCGACGCGGATCCGCGCCCTCACGCGGCTCGGGCGGGGGGCGGAGTCGCTCTCGCTCGCGCGCGCGGCGCTCGTGGAGGTGCGCGCGGCGGGCGGCGTGGGCGCGATCGAGGTGGACCTGCGCCTCGCGGCGGCGGAGGCGCTGCGGGCCGCGGGCGAGGTCGGCGCGTTCGAGGACGAGCTCCGCGCGGCGCTCGGGCTGCTCGGCGAGCAGTGCGCGGACGTGCGTGATCCGGAGGGACAAACGCGCCTCTTGCGCGAGGTGCCGTCGAACGCGGAGGCCGCCCGGCTGGCGCGGGAGCAGTTCGGCGAGACGGCCGTGCTCACGTTGCTCGGGGCGGCGTAG
- a CDS encoding GNAT family N-acetyltransferase, giving the protein MSCPKLITERLELVPMSVEVVEAVLDGRRSDTEALLGAKMPNAWPGRALVERAFLARLDAVRADPEHRLWGDRVALSREAARRVIGSVVFHGGPDETGLVEVAYGIEEESQQQGFGFEAVSASVAWALAEPRVRAVRASTFTWHLASRRILEKLGFRVVATEDDLLGEMLKYEVAPSAFRLR; this is encoded by the coding sequence GTGTCGTGCCCCAAGCTCATCACCGAGCGCCTCGAGCTGGTCCCCATGTCGGTGGAGGTCGTCGAGGCCGTGCTCGATGGGCGCCGCAGCGATACCGAGGCGCTCCTCGGCGCGAAGATGCCAAACGCGTGGCCGGGCCGCGCGCTCGTCGAGCGGGCGTTCCTGGCGCGGCTCGACGCGGTCCGCGCCGATCCCGAGCATCGGCTCTGGGGTGATCGTGTGGCCCTGTCGCGCGAGGCTGCCCGGCGGGTCATCGGCAGCGTGGTATTTCACGGGGGGCCGGACGAGACCGGCCTCGTCGAGGTGGCCTACGGCATCGAGGAGGAATCGCAGCAGCAGGGCTTCGGCTTCGAGGCCGTGAGCGCGTCGGTGGCCTGGGCGCTCGCCGAGCCGCGCGTGCGCGCCGTGCGGGCCTCCACGTTCACCTGGCACCTCGCGTCTCGCCGCATCCTCGAGAAGCTCGGCTTCCGCGTGGTCGCCACGGAGGACGATCTGCTCGGCGAAATGCTCAAGTACGAGGTCGCCCCGAGCGCGTTCCGTCTTCGCTGA
- a CDS encoding LA_2272 family surface repeat-containing protein: MPDDMLISYPRRGWLVALLVALGSFAAGAGPASAQEAAAAPPIEPAPIPPPPVEVATEEPPPPPPPPPPYVPPPPPYRPPPLPPKPNRWYFLQPGVFPEADLFAGIGQLGLVTPSAKQFYGGVQVGLFGATAEHFTGLAQVGLVHTNAERVFRGGVELTLGRNLAKEFYGGAQVALYRNVVSDLFVGLAQVAVLRNDTRRFAGLLQMGGRNGAEAFIGGLQLGAYNVIGAGLDWDDEYGYGGRRGGGGFVGALQIGAYNKIDHGNFSGLLQIGGANAVEDGAFRGVAQVGLLSYVDGSFYGVGQVGLLNGVDESFHGIGQLGAVNIAVDDFYGVFQAGGANVIIEDDFHGVGQFGLASYVAEDFRGVLQTSAIFNYVGEGFGGVLQLGGIFNYVADDFQGVFQIGAFNGVREEFYGVSQIGVVNMTRDDHVGAQLGVVNIVKDQIHGLQAGFFSGADEVTGVQLGVANVSSRLTGTSMGLYNRTKHVRGLQIGLINQTDRLRGAQIGLINLSKQGGLRFFPVLNIGL; encoded by the coding sequence ATGCCGGACGACATGCTGATCTCGTATCCGAGGCGCGGGTGGCTCGTGGCTCTCCTCGTCGCGCTGGGCTCTTTTGCGGCGGGCGCGGGCCCCGCGTCGGCCCAGGAAGCCGCGGCCGCGCCGCCGATCGAGCCTGCCCCGATCCCGCCGCCGCCCGTCGAGGTCGCGACGGAGGAGCCACCGCCGCCGCCTCCTCCGCCTCCGCCGTACGTGCCGCCGCCTCCGCCGTACAGGCCGCCGCCTCTGCCGCCCAAGCCGAACCGCTGGTATTTCCTCCAGCCGGGCGTCTTTCCCGAGGCGGACCTCTTCGCGGGCATCGGGCAGCTCGGGCTCGTCACGCCCTCGGCGAAGCAATTTTACGGCGGCGTACAGGTGGGCCTCTTCGGCGCGACGGCCGAGCACTTCACGGGCCTCGCGCAGGTCGGCCTCGTGCACACCAACGCCGAGCGTGTCTTCCGGGGCGGCGTCGAGCTCACGCTCGGCAGGAACCTCGCGAAGGAGTTCTACGGCGGCGCGCAGGTCGCGCTCTACCGCAACGTCGTCAGCGATCTCTTCGTGGGCCTCGCGCAGGTCGCGGTCCTGCGCAACGACACGCGCCGCTTCGCCGGCCTCTTGCAGATGGGCGGGCGCAACGGGGCCGAGGCGTTCATCGGCGGCTTGCAGCTCGGCGCCTACAACGTCATCGGCGCCGGCCTCGACTGGGACGACGAATACGGATACGGCGGCCGCCGCGGCGGCGGCGGGTTCGTCGGGGCATTGCAGATCGGCGCATACAACAAGATCGACCACGGGAATTTCTCGGGCCTCCTCCAGATCGGCGGCGCCAATGCGGTGGAGGACGGCGCCTTCCGCGGCGTGGCCCAGGTCGGCCTCCTGAGCTACGTCGACGGCTCGTTTTACGGCGTCGGCCAGGTCGGCCTCCTGAACGGCGTCGACGAGTCGTTTCATGGGATCGGCCAGCTCGGCGCGGTGAACATCGCCGTCGACGATTTTTACGGCGTCTTCCAGGCCGGCGGCGCCAACGTGATCATCGAGGACGACTTCCACGGCGTCGGGCAATTCGGCCTCGCTTCGTACGTCGCCGAAGACTTTCGTGGCGTCCTGCAGACGAGCGCGATCTTCAACTACGTCGGCGAGGGCTTCGGCGGCGTCCTGCAGCTCGGCGGCATCTTCAACTACGTCGCCGACGATTTCCAGGGCGTCTTCCAGATCGGCGCCTTCAACGGCGTGCGCGAGGAGTTTTACGGCGTCTCGCAGATCGGCGTCGTGAACATGACCCGCGACGACCACGTCGGCGCGCAGCTCGGCGTGGTCAACATCGTCAAGGACCAGATCCACGGCCTCCAGGCCGGGTTCTTCTCGGGCGCCGACGAGGTCACGGGCGTGCAGCTCGGCGTGGCCAACGTGAGCAGTCGCCTCACGGGCACCTCGATGGGCCTCTACAACCGTACGAAACACGTCCGCGGGCTCCAGATAGGCCTCATCAACCAGACCGATCGCCTGCGTGGCGCGCAGATTGGCCTCATCAACCTCTCCAAGCAGGGCGGCCTCCGCTTCTTCCCCGTGCTGAACATCGGCCTCTGA